A genomic segment from Sander vitreus isolate 19-12246 chromosome 3, sanVit1, whole genome shotgun sequence encodes:
- the tgfb1a gene encoding transforming growth factor, beta 1a: MKLALLMLMAVYTVGNVSGMSTCKTLDLEMVKKKRIEAIRSQILSKLRLPKEPDQAGDEEEIPTPLLSLYNSTKEMLREQQTEVQTDISTEQEEEEYFAKVLHKFNMTAKNDTVTTKISKSLFFNISEIRQSVGDYRLLTSAELRMLIKKPTIASEQRVELYQGPETSARYLASRFITNQWKDKWLSFDVTETLQNWLKGTENEQVFHLRLFCECNQKNIGDFGFTISGIEPGRGDTGTIQMLTQQPPYILTMSIPQNSSSHLTSRKKRSTETKDSCTAQSETCCVRSLYIDFRKDLGWKWIHKPTGYNANYCMGSCTYIWNAENKYSQILALYKHHNPGASAQPCCVPQTLEPLPILYYVGRQHKVEQLSNMIVKSCKCS; this comes from the exons ATGAAGCTGGCGCTCTTGATGCTCATGGCTGTGTACACAGTGGGCAATGTAAGTGGTATGTCTACATGTAAGACGCTGGACCTGGAGATGGTGAAGAAAAAGCGCATCGAGGCCATCAGGAGCCAGATCCTCAGCAAACTGCGTTTGCCGAAAGAGCCGGATCAGGcaggagatgaggaggagatcCCTACACCCCTGCTGTCCCTCTACAACAGCACCAAGGAGATGCTGAGGGAGCAGCAGACCGAGGTACAGACAGACATCTCAActgaacaggaggaggaggagtactTCGCCAAGGTGCTGCACAAGTTCAACATGACCG CCAAAAATGACACGGTGACCACCAAGATCTCCAAAAGCTTGTTCTTCAACATCTCGGAGATTCGGCAAAGTGTGGGGGATTACCGCCTGCTGACCAGTGCGGAGCTACGGATGCTCATCAAGAAACCCACAATAGCTTCTGAGCAGCGGGTGGAGCTGTACCAGGGTCCGGAAACATCGGCCCGCTACCTCGCTTCCCGCTTCATCACCAACCAGTGGAAAGACAAATGGCTGTCCTTCGATGTCACTGAGACGCTGCAGAACTGGCTCAAAGGGACCG AGAATGAGCAGGTTTTCCACCTTCGGCTGTTCTGTGAATGCAACCAGAAAAATATCGGTGACTTTGGTTTTACCATCTCTGGGATCGAGCCTGGTAGGGGAGACACAGGGACTATACAAATGTTGACCCAGCAACCACCCTACATCctgaccatgtccatccctCAGAACAGCAGCAGCCACCTCACCTCGCGCAAAAAACGCTCCACGGAGACAAAGGATAGCTGTACAGC CCAGTCAGAAACCTGCTGCGTGAGGAGCTTGTACATCGACTTCAGGAAAGATCTGGGCTGGAAGTGGATACATAAGCCAACAGGCTACAATGCTAACTACTGCATGGGGTCCTGCACCTACATCTGGAATGCTGAAAATAAATATTCTCAG ATTTTGGCCCTGTACAAGCATCACAACCCAGGAGCCTCTGCCCAGCCCTGCTGTGTTCCCCAGACACTGGAGCCCCTGCCAATCCTCTACTACGTGGGCAGGCAACACAAG GTGGAGCAGCTGTCCAATATGATAGTGAAGTCCTGCAAATGTAGCTAA